The following is a genomic window from Pseudopipra pipra isolate bDixPip1 chromosome 2, bDixPip1.hap1, whole genome shotgun sequence.
TGTTGTACCTTCAATAGCATCTCCTACTTCAAGGATTTGCCAAACTTTGCAAGCCAGCAGTGTCATGTGGGTCTAGACTAACAGAGGCAGGGGGACGTAATAAATTGTCTTTTCCCCTTTCACAATCACCTCATTCCTCTTCTTTATCCTAGCCACCTGAAGAAGGAGAGTGACAAACCCCTTTAAATGGACTTCTGCTGTCAACATGACATCATCATGTCTTTCTCTTAAGAGGAACAATCAATCAACCGAATCCTGATGAAGGGGAAGCTGCAAAGTGACACATCCTGATCCCACCATGCAGTAAGAGTACAAGAAAAGTACAGGGTGGCATCCTGGGAACAGAAAGTGGAGGAGAGAAAATGGGGAGGGACTGAAACACCACTAATGGACATGAAACAATCGGTACGTGATTTCAGCTGAGCTCTGAAGAAAAGAGAATCAGCATTGCACAGAGCTCAGAAAGACAAAGACTGACATGAATtcagggtggcagcagctccgtCCTTTATTTTGGGGTAACACTTGCATTAAATAAAAAGTGCAGAGCATTGCAGGACTTCATGTACAGGATGGTGCTGCCTTTTCTACTTCTGTGAGGAGGAGGTGCAGCCAAGAAGTAACTCCAAACCCAACAGAGCCTTTTTTCAAGATGTCTCCTCAACACCCCACCCCCCTTTAAGTGTAAGATACTGCTTAGCGATACAGAAGAGCAACGTGGAACTTTTTCAGATCAGCCagagcagcttcccattctCCAACATCCCTTCAGATGCAAACAAAGTGTTACAGGACCCCTTCCTAAGTGGCCACTCCTGCCTACAGAGGGTCTGGGGTCTGGTCCCAGCCATCGGGGTGCAAAGCACCGCAGGACTGTTTGCTGGATAGTGGCTGTGCTTTCCTGTGGCTGATGGGAATGGGCACGGCCACGAGGTGCAAAGCACCGGGAGACTGTTTTCAAGACTGCGATCACCACTGCGACCCCTCTGAGCCCCACGGGGAGAGATGATGTGGCTGAGCAGTGACACTGAGTCCTGGGACTGTAAGAGGGCGGCTGCCCCTTTCCCCTCACCCATCCTAATTGATGTACTTTAACTCATGCACATCCTATTAGACGTGGCAGTTTTATGTAGCAACTTGTGACTCCCTTGCCCCTGCGTGCGTGTTCTGATTTCACAGTTGTATCTCTCGATTGGTcccccatatatatatatatatttacttaaccattaaaaggaaaaacaaccaacaacacagctatggaaaaaaaaagcaaaaccaaacacccAAACTATGTTCCCCTTGCACTCCCGCGCACCGACACACATTctaataatttatatatataaatatatatatgaagcTCTtacaaaaggacaaaaaaaaaggacaaaaaacccccttccAGAAACAGGACTCCAGTGTGttcatttcttttccctggGGCCATGAGGGGAAGGGCACCAACACAAGCTTTCTCGGTGAAaacagggaagggctgggaccGGGGAAAGCCGCGGAGGAGCCGGTGGGCAGGAGCCACGCCCTCTTCGCCTAGAGGGGCGGGGCTTGCGCACGCGATGCCAATGGGAAGCTGCTGATTTGCATACGAGGCCCGACCGGCGCGGCCGGGCTCGTTTCGGCGGCGGCCGCCGATGTGAGCGCGGGGAGGGGCGGACGGGGGTGGCGGGGCTGGGGAACCTCGGAGGGAACAATCTGGGGAAAGAGGGTTTCTCGCCCTCACCGTCGGGCGGGTCGGCCAGGAGCGGAGCCCCGCCGGGGACTCATTTCCGGCAGTGATTTCAGCTCTTTTAGAATTTGTCCAGCAGGTTTCCCGCCTTCGCGGGAAGCCGCCACACCCACCGGTGCAATGGCAGAAAGGGGCGGGGAGGCGCAGGCGCAGTCGGGGGCGGTATCGTTGTCCGCCGGCCCGGGTCCggagccgcggccgccccgccgcgccccaTGGCGGCGTCCGCGCAGCCCGCGGGCCCGGCGGCGCTCAGCGCCGAGCAGGCGAAGGGTGAGCGCGCCAGCGTTGCTCCATTTCCTCATCTCCATCCCCGCACCTCCCCATCTCCCGGGCGGCTGAGTGCCCGCGTCCCGCGGCGGTGAGTACAGGAGGATGATAGATGGCTGAGTGTCCGTGTCTCCGTGTCCTGCAGCGGTGCTGGCGGAGGTGATCAAGGCGTTCGGGGCGCCCGAAAACGCGCAGCGCATGGAGGAGGCTCGGGACAACGCCTGCAACGACATGGGCAAGATGCTGCagttcctgctgcctgtggcCACCCAGATCCAGCAGGACGTGATCAAGGCCTACGGCTTCAGCAGCGATGGCGAAGGTGGGTTGTGCCCCCGCCGGGCGGGGAGCTCTGGGCCCGCCGGGGCAGCGAgggccccctgcccaccctctCTCCTTGCAGGGGTCCTGAAGTTCGCCCGCCTGATCAAGTCCTACGAGTCGCAGGACCCGGAGATCGCCAGCATGTCGGGCAAGCTCAAGGCCATGTTCCTGCCGCCCATGACGCTGCCGCCGCACGGGGCAGGGACTGGCGGAGTTGCCGCTTCCTGAGCATTCCCGCGGAGCATTCCCGCTGCTCCGGCTGGTGCCTTCCTTCCCAAGGTGCAGGTCCTGTCAGCCCTGGGAATGGAGCACTTGAACAAGGGAGATGCTGACCTGGAGAGAACGGGATGCTTCGTGCCCTCTCGTGTGTCCGCTCGTGAATAAAACCTGTGTTGAAAATGCCCGTGTTCTATGAATGACCATGAGCTCAGCGGTGCTCCCCAGGCACGGGTGCTgctccctggggcaggggcaggtaCAGGTACAGCAGTGCCTGCCTCATGACACATGTGCTGCTGTTCCAGAAGACCCAGTATGCACTGCCTTCTGCAAAAAGGTTTGTGCAGAGCCTTATTGTGAAGCCTTAtcaaagagactttttttttagtaggaGGTGCTAGGCCTTAAGAGCGAGCATTTACAAATGTGTTGTTTCAAACATACTAGGTAATGTGTCACTAAGCAGATCAAGTGCTGTTAATGCCACTGAGCCTGCTGCCCCCAGCAGAGTCAGTGCTAACTTACTCATGCCTCTAGTGTCTGtggctgcctttttttctggctgAATGTGCAATCCAGCACATTATCCCTAGtgaaaaaggcagcagagagaTGCAGCAGGGAGCGGCAGAGCGTGGGAGAGCTGGGCTTGCCCCATTTGGCTGCAGCCTGGATTAGAACAACATAAACAACATAAAATCGTACCTCACATTTTTTGGGACTGTAGAGGGATCAATCTCGTGGAATAGCCTCTCTCCAGAGTAACATTCTATGTTTCCAGTGCGATTCAAATGGAGGGACATCAGGTGTATCTGTTTGTAGCCTCCTGCCCCATGTGCCCATTGCCCTTTGAAGAGTTGAGATCTTTGAGGAGGGTGGCAGAGCCGGGGGTGAAGGAGCCAGCCCGGGAAAGCAGGGAGCTGTGAGCCAGGTGTGAGAGAGCTGCTTCTGTGCCTTTCAGTTACAAACCGGGCAGGAATGTAGCCAGGGAGGGCGTGAGCAGTGGATAGGAGGCAGGAAGAACAGTAGGTCCCTTCCGTCTCCATCTGCCTCTCCCAGCTTGGCCTTggccttcccccacccctctgATTATTCATTAACTACAGTCCAGGAAGCACTTTGCAAATGGTGACAATTAAGCCCTCTACTTGAGGCCTGAGGTTTGCCTGTCCTGGAGCTACCTTCTTCTCAGTCCGCCTAGGAACAGGCGGAGTTCAGGACTCTGCCTGTGCGGATCAGGTGAGTCACCGGAGGTGCCGCAGCCCGCAAacactgccagctgctgctccagagccctGGCACTCACCGCCATGAGCGTATAGCCCTGTTGGGAGGGTGCGAGTCCACCCCTCCACTACCAAGATCTTTGATTTCTCTCCCAAATCCATCTCAAGATACTGTCCTGATAATTCCaatcttgctttattttttttagtaggACCCCCTGGGTTGAGGGCTGTGGTACTTCCTCCACCAGCTCCTGTCAGTCCTCCATCAGTGGGGATCTGAGAGACAACATCCTGATGCCATCCCGTGGGTGAGTGCTATGAATGCTAGTTAGGGCTAGAAAACAAGAATTGttgatgagaaaaataaaaatactggcACTAGGAATTAGGCgtagaaggaaaaagaaacccacCTTCTAATAGCCAGAGAACTGGAGCTCCCAGTGTTTTAGATCATTATTGCTGTTACTGTTGCTCCTTCTCAGTTTGATAAGGGGTTTGCAGTTCCTCTGCCACCCCACAGCTAGAGTATCTCTCAGTGTGTTAGGCACAGAGAGAGGTCAGCTGTCTGACCTTTAAAATCCCGGTTATTTCTTGATTTGCTACAGTCTTTCTAGCCCTCTATGGAACAAGAGGACAGCCTTCTTGGTTAGTTCAAACAGGTGCTCTACTCTGGAGACTGCAGTTGCAGGGTGTCAGGAAATGGGATTCGTTCTAGCATTACTCTGTGGTAAGGATTTGAGCAACCTTGTTGGTGCAGCACTGTCCTGGGGTCCCATAGCCTGACAGAGAGCATCTGGCTTCAGCCAGGCCCAGGAAGAGGGTCCATCTGTCTGTTCCCTAAGCCCAAATGGCCTTCACTCTGCACTAACTAGACTGAACTAGAATGTAGTTCTGTGCAGAACAGCAAAACCTTGCTGAAATAATCTCAGGGCTGAGAATTAGAAGTAATGAATGCAATGCTCGTTTTCAAAAAGGGTTCCAAATTAGATCCCCCAAGTGCGAGGGAAGCACGGAACAGTAAAATCATCATCTGAGCAAGAGGGTAGACATTATAACAGAGAAAGCAATGAATGTGATACTAAAGAAAGAGCAGCACTTGCTTTTGTAAAGGCAAATCCTGTCCTGTTAAACTGGAGATTTTTGAGGGACCTAGCAAGCTTGTAGATAAGGCAGGTCTGGCCAATACAGTTTCCTTGGGTTTAAAGAATTTAACAAGATTTTCTCATCAAAGTCTTTAAATAAAGTTGAAGTCATAgcataaaaaaagaagtttaaggTTTTCTTaggtaaaaaattaataaaaagtaGGAAATGGAAGATGGAAATTAACACCCCATTTTTACAGCAAAGGGAAGTCATCAGTGGCCAGATCACAGAGGCCTAACCTGAAATATACACAGTTCAGTATATTCCCAAGTGACCTGGGAATACAGCTTGGTGAGGTGAGAAAATTGGGTGATGGTGGAAAGTTATTCAGGATAATGGAGTGGGAGTTGACTGTGAATAATTGCAGAAGGACCTTATGATGGTGAACAAGTGGGCAATAAAACAGCAGATGAAATTCCCTATAGGCCTATGTAAAACAATGTtcatgcagaaaaataattcaaaatttaCGTATAAAATGACTGTGAACTATTTGTAACCTCTGTGGAGTTAAacttttattatatatataaaagaccCTGCAGTTGTTGGCTTAATGCTGGTTGTGGTGAACATCAAAAGTCATCACTGTCCGAGACTCAGCAGCATCTTGAACACCACAGTTCTCTGCCACCATCACCCTTATCTCCAAAACAAGGAGCCAGAGTGGGAGACATCTCAGAGAGGGACagcaaagatgatcagaggtgTAGAATAGTTCTGTACAAAGATCGCCTTGGTAGCACTGGAGTCTCCAGCCTGGCAAAGAGCTGAGGATGCATACGGATGTTACAGGTCTGTTACCATGAGCAGCTTGGAGCAGGGTGGGGGAACAGGAATCAGTCACtgatctttctttctttgcaacaatcaaatgttaataaaaatgaGGGAGGGAGCAGGTTATAAGCAGGTCAAAGGAGGGGGTGTTTCTGTAGCTGAGCAGTAGAACTCCTTGCCAGAGGATGCTAAATTTGTTCATTTGTTATGGATTTGACTGTTGACTCTACAAATAGCTGCAAATAGAGGcttaagggaaaagaaactctATACATAACCTTTCCCTCTATTATTTAACAACTGTTTTGACCTCTGGATCGCATAGTCCAGCCCCCTGATCACAACAGagctagatcaggttgctcagggccttgCTCAGGTGAGTCCTGAACATCTTCCAGGGTGGAGGTTCCCCAGCCGTTCTGGACGCTTGTGGCAAGTGCTAAACTGCCCTTGGGGGGGAGCACGTGTGCAATTTTTCCTGATACCTACTCAGAATTTCCCTTGCTGCAAGTTATGTctattgcctcttgtccttttGCTGTGTCCCACAAAGGAGAATCTGACTCATCATCTCTaacccccccccagccccttttAAGTAGTCTCAGGCAGCTGCTAAATCCCTCCTTAAGCAtcttttctccaagctgaatAAACCCAGTTTCCTCCATCTTTGCTGTGCTCCAGGCTCTTTGTGCCTGTGCGTTTGTGGCCTTATGCTGGATTCTCTCTAGTTTctcagtgtcttttttttttttttttacagcagtCCAGATGTGGGTGTCTTTTTTACTTAGCTATTTCATTTATCTTCTCCTGTAAGTTTGTTCCTGCATTAGCTGTGGCTCGGCTCCGCAAGGGATTTGCAAGATGAGGTTCTAACACCTGTGTTGTACTGAAAGCCAAACAACTCTCTTTGCTGAAATCTCTTGACCtgttaattatattaagaaagTATTTTAGTGGCTCAATTATAGTCAGCTGTTCTATGCTGCATCCATTTGGGAGAGCAACCTCAAAGATA
Proteins encoded in this region:
- the C2H12orf57 gene encoding protein C10 isoform X1, which codes for MAASAQPAGPAALSAEQAKAVLAEVIKAFGAPENAQRMEEARDNACNDMGKMLQFLLPVATQIQQDVIKAYGFSSDGEGVLKFARLIKSYESQDPEIASMSGKLKAMFLPPMTLPPHGAGTGGVAAS
- the C2H12orf57 gene encoding protein C10 isoform X2, whose translation is MEEARDNACNDMGKMLQFLLPVATQIQQDVIKAYGFSSDGEGVLKFARLIKSYESQDPEIASMSGKLKAMFLPPMTLPPHGAGTGGVAAS